A single window of Desulfobotulus pelophilus DNA harbors:
- the folK gene encoding 2-amino-4-hydroxy-6-hydroxymethyldihydropteridine diphosphokinase, with the protein MKRAWISMGANLGNPEKSLTRVLEKLHMVPDIILEAVSPFYRTAPVDYENQPFFVNAAVRVRTTLIPEDLLACLLRLQAEAGQKEKVFRYGPRMLDLDLLLYESSVHCSDTLILPHPRFHRRRFVLRPLCDIDPDMIHPLLHESMQELLQQLPANSQWVERILCPASLLP; encoded by the coding sequence TTGAAACGAGCGTGGATATCCATGGGGGCCAACCTTGGGAACCCTGAAAAAAGTCTGACCAGGGTGCTTGAAAAGCTGCATATGGTTCCGGATATCATTCTGGAGGCCGTTTCTCCCTTTTACCGGACCGCCCCTGTTGATTACGAAAACCAGCCGTTTTTTGTGAACGCAGCTGTTCGTGTTCGCACCACCCTTATTCCGGAAGATCTTCTGGCCTGCCTTCTCCGTCTGCAGGCAGAAGCTGGCCAGAAGGAAAAGGTTTTCCGATATGGCCCTCGTATGCTGGATCTGGATCTGCTTCTCTATGAAAGCAGTGTCCATTGTTCGGATACACTGATATTGCCCCACCCGCGGTTTCATCGGAGACGTTTTGTTCTGAGGCCCCTTTGTGATATAGATCCGGATATGATCCATCCCTTGCTTCATGAAAGCATGCAGGAACTTTTGCAACAACTTCCGGCGAACTCCCAGTGGGTGGAAAGGATACTATGCCCGGCATCATTGTTACCCTGA
- a CDS encoding L-lactate MFS transporter: MTVSSADKKIPNRWFVVAGSLLMQLSLGAIYTWSLFNQPLVDTFGWSPGDTVFTFSLTLAFFSVAVIVAGRIQDRVGPRKVAIAGGILTGTGVAMASFATSIYTLYLTYGVLAGLGIGAAYVTPLATCSKWFPDKRGMVTGLILAALGVGGMLFKPIILYFIENAGVSQAFLYLGIMYGSLLLIGSMALIAPPEGYTPEGWEPAPAQGKGTALSIRNYTTLQAMATPQFYMLVIWMFFGVSAGLMVISVAAGMGRDMVGLTLREAGNAVVTISLFNAFGRLAWGWISDHYGRKFSLTGIFTLFSLSMFYMALVPMGYVGFLMATCIVGVSFGGLAAMMPTLTAEWFGLGNIGNNYGAVFIFYGLAALVAPGFAIAIGFEKALLVAGCACVGGVFLVLFAKPPTGVGTD; this comes from the coding sequence ATGACCGTGTCGTCTGCTGATAAGAAGATCCCCAACCGCTGGTTTGTTGTGGCTGGCTCCCTGTTAATGCAGCTCAGCCTGGGTGCCATCTATACCTGGAGTCTTTTCAATCAGCCATTGGTAGATACCTTCGGATGGTCCCCGGGAGATACGGTTTTTACCTTTTCTCTGACCCTTGCTTTTTTTTCCGTTGCCGTAATTGTGGCAGGAAGAATTCAGGACAGGGTCGGACCCCGGAAAGTTGCCATTGCAGGTGGAATCCTAACGGGAACGGGTGTGGCTATGGCGAGTTTTGCCACCAGCATCTACACCCTGTATCTCACCTATGGGGTGCTGGCTGGTCTGGGCATAGGGGCCGCCTATGTTACGCCTCTGGCTACCTGCTCCAAGTGGTTCCCGGATAAAAGGGGAATGGTCACTGGTCTGATTCTGGCAGCCCTTGGGGTCGGGGGGATGCTGTTTAAGCCAATCATTCTCTATTTTATTGAAAACGCAGGTGTTTCCCAGGCTTTTCTCTATCTTGGAATTATGTACGGTTCTTTGTTGTTGATCGGTTCCATGGCACTGATTGCACCACCTGAGGGCTACACTCCAGAGGGATGGGAACCTGCCCCTGCCCAGGGAAAGGGTACTGCGTTGTCCATAAGGAATTACACAACCCTGCAAGCTATGGCCACTCCGCAGTTTTATATGCTGGTTATCTGGATGTTTTTCGGGGTTTCTGCAGGGCTGATGGTAATCAGTGTGGCCGCAGGTATGGGAAGGGATATGGTGGGACTCACCCTCAGGGAAGCCGGCAATGCCGTTGTCACCATCTCTCTTTTTAATGCCTTCGGTCGTTTGGCATGGGGATGGATTTCCGATCACTATGGAAGAAAGTTTTCCTTGACGGGTATTTTTACCCTGTTCAGCCTGTCCATGTTTTATATGGCCCTTGTACCCATGGGGTATGTAGGATTTCTTATGGCAACCTGCATTGTGGGTGTTAGTTTTGGTGGACTCGCCGCCATGATGCCCACCCTCACCGCCGAATGGTTCGGGCTCGGAAATATAGGCAATAACTATGGAGCTGTTTTTATTTTCTATGGGCTTGCTGCTCTGGTAGCCCCGGGATTTGCCATTGCCATCGGTTTTGAAAAAGCCCTGCTTGTTGCAGGCTGTGCCTGTGTGGGAGGTGTTTTTCTGGTGTTGTTTGCCAAGCCGCCAACGGGTGTTGGCACAGACTGA
- the argH gene encoding argininosuccinate lyase: MAEKLWDGRFDIPTDKSVERFTSSIATDSRLYREDIEGSIAHSRMLVSAGILSSEEADAIEKGLQEIERDIEEGRFVHDDSLEDIHMHIESALTGKIGDTARKLHTARSRNDQVALDVRLWLRRETDEIITGLHTLRRAFVDLAETHMGVPMPGYTHMQRAQPVLFSHHMMAYYEMFTRDAERFQDALKRINILPLGAAALAGTPHPIDRDMTRKLLNFPRVSANSMDTVADRDFVAEFLACASICMMHFSRISEELILWSSSEFAFIQLSDSFTTGSSIMPQKKNPDIPELVRGKTGRVYGHLMNILTLMKSLPMAYNRDMQEDKFPLFDGVDTLKSVVDIYIRMLPNMKVLSERMRTSCEKGFLNATDMADYLVAKGLPFRKCHSVVGKAVAYALSLGKELQDLSLEELKGFSGLVEEDLFEALSVENMINRRKSAGGTAMDNVNEAIDMAKKVLLKEK; the protein is encoded by the coding sequence ATGGCGGAAAAATTATGGGACGGGCGTTTTGATATCCCCACGGACAAGAGCGTGGAGCGCTTTACCTCGTCCATTGCCACGGATTCCCGTCTGTACCGGGAAGATATAGAAGGCTCCATTGCCCATTCCCGCATGCTGGTTTCTGCGGGTATTCTTTCATCCGAAGAAGCCGATGCCATTGAAAAGGGCTTACAGGAAATTGAAAGAGACATCGAAGAGGGCCGTTTTGTGCACGATGACAGTCTTGAAGACATCCACATGCACATCGAGTCGGCCCTTACGGGAAAAATAGGGGATACGGCAAGAAAACTCCATACGGCCCGCAGCCGTAACGATCAGGTGGCACTGGATGTCAGGCTCTGGCTGCGCAGGGAAACAGACGAGATCATCACAGGGCTGCATACCCTGCGCAGGGCCTTTGTGGATCTGGCCGAAACCCATATGGGAGTACCCATGCCGGGGTACACCCATATGCAGCGGGCACAGCCCGTGCTTTTTTCCCACCACATGATGGCTTATTATGAGATGTTCACAAGGGATGCGGAACGCTTTCAGGATGCCCTGAAGCGCATCAATATTCTGCCTCTGGGAGCTGCCGCACTGGCAGGGACTCCCCATCCCATAGACAGGGATATGACGCGTAAGCTATTAAATTTCCCTCGAGTATCCGCTAATAGCATGGACACGGTGGCGGACCGTGATTTTGTGGCGGAGTTTCTAGCCTGTGCTTCCATCTGCATGATGCATTTTTCAAGGATTTCCGAAGAGCTGATTTTATGGTCATCTTCGGAATTCGCCTTTATTCAGCTTTCCGATTCCTTCACCACCGGCTCTTCCATCATGCCCCAGAAAAAAAATCCCGATATCCCTGAATTGGTGCGAGGCAAAACGGGCAGGGTTTATGGGCATCTGATGAATATTCTCACCCTAATGAAGTCCCTGCCCATGGCCTACAACCGGGATATGCAGGAAGACAAATTCCCCCTCTTTGACGGCGTGGATACCCTGAAGTCCGTCGTGGATATCTATATCCGTATGCTGCCCAACATGAAGGTGCTTTCGGAACGGATGCGGACTTCCTGTGAAAAGGGCTTTCTTAATGCAACGGATATGGCAGATTACCTTGTGGCCAAAGGGCTGCCCTTTAGAAAATGTCACAGCGTTGTGGGTAAGGCCGTTGCCTATGCCCTTTCCCTCGGAAAGGAACTTCAGGATCTCTCTCTGGAAGAGCTGAAGGGTTTTTCCGGGCTTGTGGAAGAGGATCTTTTTGAGGCTCTTTCCGTAGAAAACATGATTAATCGAAGAAAATCTGCAGGAGGAACGGCCATGGACAATGTCAATGAGGCCATAGATATGGCGAAAAAAGTTCTTCTGAAAGAAAAATAG
- a CDS encoding argininosuccinate synthase, which yields MSGVKKVVLAYSGGLDTSVILKWLIETYGCEVIAFSADVGQEEELDFIEPKALKTGASKVYIDDLREEFVRDYVFPAFRANAMYEGEYLLGTSLARPLIAKRQMEIAKLEGADAVSHGATGKGNDQVRFELSYFSIDPHIRIIAPWREWDLTSRTALMEFAGKHDISVPNTPKKPYSTDRNMLHISYEGGVLEDPWQEATDEMYTMSVAPEKAPDTPEIIEITFRAGNPVAVNGEELSPARMLKILNTLGGRNGIGRIDLVENRFVGMKSRGVYETPGGTVLRKAHMAMESITLDREVAHLRDSLIPKYAELVYNGFWFSPEMRLLQHMIDETQTVVNGVVRLKLYKGQCYVLGRKSDNSIYSEAFATFEDDSVYQQRDAEGFIRLNALRLRIQRLMQK from the coding sequence ATGAGTGGTGTTAAAAAGGTGGTACTTGCCTATTCCGGTGGTCTGGATACTTCCGTTATCCTTAAATGGCTGATTGAAACCTATGGCTGTGAGGTGATAGCATTTTCTGCCGATGTGGGGCAGGAGGAAGAACTGGATTTCATTGAGCCGAAGGCTCTGAAAACCGGTGCATCCAAGGTCTACATAGATGATCTGCGGGAGGAGTTTGTACGGGATTATGTTTTTCCGGCATTTCGGGCCAATGCCATGTATGAGGGAGAATATCTTCTGGGAACCTCCCTGGCACGGCCCCTTATTGCCAAACGTCAGATGGAAATTGCCAAGCTTGAAGGGGCGGATGCCGTCAGCCACGGAGCCACGGGTAAGGGCAATGATCAGGTACGATTTGAGCTGAGCTATTTCTCCATTGATCCCCACATCCGTATCATAGCACCCTGGCGGGAATGGGATCTCACATCCCGCACGGCCCTCATGGAGTTTGCCGGAAAGCATGATATCTCTGTGCCCAATACTCCTAAAAAACCCTACAGTACAGATCGCAACATGCTGCATATCAGCTATGAAGGCGGTGTGCTGGAAGACCCATGGCAGGAAGCCACGGATGAGATGTACACCATGAGTGTGGCTCCGGAAAAAGCACCGGATACACCTGAAATCATAGAAATCACCTTCCGTGCCGGAAATCCGGTGGCGGTCAATGGTGAGGAGCTGAGCCCCGCCCGTATGCTGAAAATCCTGAACACTCTGGGTGGGCGCAACGGTATTGGCCGCATTGACCTTGTGGAAAATCGTTTTGTCGGCATGAAGTCCAGAGGGGTTTATGAAACACCCGGCGGCACGGTACTGCGCAAGGCCCACATGGCCATGGAATCCATAACTTTGGACAGGGAAGTGGCCCATCTGCGTGACAGCCTTATCCCCAAATATGCGGAGCTGGTTTATAACGGCTTCTGGTTTTCTCCGGAAATGCGTCTTTTGCAGCATATGATTGACGAAACCCAGACCGTGGTAAATGGTGTAGTCCGGCTCAAACTGTACAAGGGCCAATGCTATGTGCTGGGCCGGAAGTCCGATAACTCCATTTACTCCGAAGCCTTTGCCACCTTTGAAGATGACAGTGTATACCAGCAGCGGGATGCGGAAGGCTTTATCCGGCTCAATGCCCTGCGCCTACGTATTCAGCGGCTGATGCAGAAATAA
- the argF gene encoding ornithine carbamoyltransferase — MKKDLLHLGELSREDFRMLMDRALEMKARRRLGIIDRPFAGKVMGMVFDKASTRTRVSFESAWARLGGHPMFLSTGATQMSRSEPVKDTARVLSRYIDVLVIRTYAQDLIEEFAKWSSIPVINALSDRFHPCQILSDLLTVVELKGGFDKLVDLKFAWVGDGNNVAQSWINAAGVLGFSLMLACPEGYDPDGDVLALAEERFPGRVKVVRSPEEAMDGADVVYTDVWASMGQEEEQKKRENDFKGFCVDETRMKLAAKDALVLHCLPAHRGEEISDGVMESHPELWDQAENKMHMHAALLDCLVNK; from the coding sequence GTGAAAAAGGATCTGCTGCATCTTGGAGAACTGAGCCGGGAAGATTTCCGCATGCTCATGGACAGAGCTTTGGAAATGAAGGCCCGCAGGCGTCTGGGTATCATTGACAGACCCTTTGCCGGTAAGGTTATGGGGATGGTCTTTGACAAGGCTTCCACCCGGACAAGGGTTTCCTTTGAATCCGCCTGGGCCCGTCTGGGGGGGCATCCCATGTTCCTGTCCACCGGAGCCACACAGATGAGCAGATCCGAGCCTGTGAAAGATACGGCACGGGTTCTGTCCCGCTATATAGATGTTCTGGTGATCCGTACCTATGCTCAGGATCTTATAGAAGAGTTTGCCAAATGGTCTTCCATTCCCGTAATAAACGCCCTGAGCGACCGCTTTCATCCCTGCCAGATCTTAAGCGATCTGCTGACGGTGGTGGAGCTGAAGGGGGGCTTTGATAAACTTGTGGATCTGAAATTTGCCTGGGTGGGAGACGGTAACAATGTGGCCCAGTCCTGGATCAATGCCGCAGGTGTTCTGGGTTTTTCTCTCATGCTGGCCTGTCCCGAAGGCTATGACCCCGATGGGGATGTACTGGCTCTGGCGGAAGAAAGATTTCCCGGCCGGGTCAAGGTGGTGCGAAGCCCCGAGGAGGCCATGGATGGGGCAGATGTGGTTTACACGGATGTTTGGGCCAGCATGGGGCAGGAAGAAGAACAGAAAAAACGGGAAAATGATTTTAAAGGTTTCTGTGTGGATGAGACCCGCATGAAACTGGCGGCAAAGGATGCCCTTGTGCTGCATTGTCTGCCTGCCCACAGGGGGGAGGAAATTTCGGACGGGGTGATGGAATCCCATCCTGAACTATGGGATCAGGCGGAAAACAAGATGCACATGCATGCGGCTCTGCTGGATTGCTTAGTAAATAAATAA
- a CDS encoding acetylornithine transaminase yields MTDNLQERADAVMAHTYARYPLTLMKGKGTRLWDEAGREYIDFISGIAVCSLGHSHPALVKAMAAQAAELVHVSNLFYTEPQVKLAEWLTARSFADKVFFCNSGAEANEAAIKLARRYGHQHKGADCHRIIAMDKSFHGRTMATLSATGQEKIREGFAPVLEGFDHIPYGDLISLEKTITDQTCAIMLEPVQGEGGVRVPEAGYLEAVRRICDELGLLLIFDEIQTGIGRTGTLFAYEHSGVRPDIMTLAKALGNGLPIGAMLAEDRVMASFTPGSHGSTFGGTPLVTAGALAVLETLEQENLVHRCFETGQYFKKKLEGLLSFAVAKEVRGLGLLLGIELECEGAPLVKAMMEKGFIINCVQGNTLRFAPPFIIAREEINEMTEALAGLLSEI; encoded by the coding sequence GATGAAGCGGGCCGTGAGTATATTGATTTCATCAGCGGCATTGCCGTCTGCAGCCTTGGCCACAGCCATCCTGCTCTGGTAAAGGCCATGGCAGCACAGGCAGCAGAGCTTGTGCATGTGTCCAACCTTTTTTATACAGAGCCTCAGGTGAAGCTGGCCGAATGGCTGACCGCCAGAAGCTTTGCCGACAAGGTCTTTTTCTGTAATTCCGGTGCCGAGGCCAACGAGGCCGCCATCAAGCTGGCCCGCAGATATGGCCACCAGCACAAAGGGGCAGACTGCCACCGCATCATCGCCATGGATAAATCCTTCCACGGCCGTACCATGGCCACCCTTTCGGCCACGGGGCAGGAAAAAATCCGGGAGGGTTTTGCCCCTGTCCTTGAAGGTTTTGACCATATACCCTATGGCGACCTCATAAGCCTTGAAAAGACGATCACGGATCAGACCTGTGCCATTATGCTGGAGCCTGTTCAGGGAGAAGGCGGTGTGCGCGTACCGGAGGCTGGCTATCTCGAGGCTGTTCGCCGCATCTGCGATGAGTTGGGGCTTCTTCTGATATTTGATGAAATCCAGACGGGTATCGGGCGTACGGGAACTCTCTTTGCCTATGAGCACAGCGGTGTCAGACCCGATATCATGACTCTTGCCAAAGCCCTTGGCAACGGCCTGCCCATTGGTGCCATGCTGGCAGAAGACAGGGTGATGGCCAGCTTCACGCCCGGTTCCCATGGCAGTACCTTTGGAGGCACACCCCTTGTGACCGCCGGTGCTCTGGCTGTGCTGGAGACGCTGGAACAGGAAAATCTGGTGCACCGCTGTTTTGAGACGGGGCAGTATTTTAAGAAAAAACTGGAAGGGCTGCTTTCCTTCGCCGTGGCAAAGGAGGTCCGGGGGCTGGGTCTTCTTCTGGGCATTGAGCTTGAGTGTGAGGGGGCTCCTCTGGTGAAAGCCATGATGGAAAAAGGGTTTATTATCAATTGTGTGCAGGGCAACACCCTTCGTTTTGCACCGCCCTTTATCATTGCAAGGGAAGAAATTAATGAAATGACAGAGGCTCTGGCGGGGCTGTTGTCTGAAATTTGA